DNA from Penaeus monodon isolate SGIC_2016 unplaced genomic scaffold, NSTDA_Pmon_1 PmonScaffold_19392, whole genome shotgun sequence:
TCAGCCTACCATATTAGTGCAGGTTTAACCCTATGCCATATAAATACCTACCCGAGGGGATAATTTTTGCCCCTGGTTGAGTCATTGATCAAGAGCAAAAAAACGGACTCAACATCTGCTTCATCATTGTCATACGTTGCACAAGCGAAGATGGATAAAGATAAGCAATGTTTAGGTTTTgtgtaaagtattttaaaatgtaatttaataaatcatttttatactCCATTCTCTACACTTGACACTGAGCTTCCGAGACAGGTGTCCGTAAAACCCATAAAATTACAGTACCTTATATAACCTTTGAACAGCTGCTTTCCCACAAAATCTCCATCCCGATTGTCATTATCTACATCGAAGGTGGAGAATGGGAGTCCATTGTTCGAGTAGAGGGAGTCACCTGTGGGCAACCAGTAAACGAAATAAGGGCCTCTTTGTCTAAATCTACAAAAGCTAAGAGGAACCGATGTCGGCTAAAGGTCTGGAAAACCTTATTTTCAAGACACGAAGGCATTAGGTTACTCCAAAAGGCATGGGTGTAATAATCGTACaagcaaaatttgtttttttgcttttacagTACAATATAGCCGAGGGAAAATGCGTCGTTAAAACTCACCTGCATTACCAAAGTAGACGTTCGCGTGGTACAGACGGTAGGCATCGCGCTCCGAGCCGACGCGGAAGCCTCGATACCTTGCAAACCTCTTGTTGCCCGACCAGTCCTCCAGCTCGATGTGGAGCTCGTATTGGTTTCTTTGTCCACGTTTGTTATTTGACCAGAGGGGGATGTTCCCTGCCAACACTCGCGAGTCGGAGTCGAGTCGGGTAgtcgggtttgggggggaaggaaggggtaaggATGTTAGTCTCTTGTCTCAGCGTCATCAGGACTCGTCAGgagtaaaaagggtttggggtttggggccccgcGGCTCTACATAAAACTTGTAGAAGATGAAGTTTCGTAATGAGAATAAGACGTG
Protein-coding regions in this window:
- the LOC119569874 gene encoding ficolin-2-like; the protein is MSGNIPLWSNNKRGQRNQYELHIELEDWSGNKRFARYRGFRVGSERDAYRLYHANVYFGNAGDSLYSNNGLPFSTFDVDNDNRDGDFVGKQLFKGYIRYCNFMGFTDTCLGSSVSSVENGGAWWYGNCHDANLNGWYLGGPHRSFADGFQLVHVDGYNYSLKRTVMKFRKIPDPRCPRDDVIS